In one window of Halomarina pelagica DNA:
- the mutS gene encoding DNA mismatch repair protein MutS gives MESVTGPPAKMAANRDELTPMMSQYFALTEEYADALVLFQVGDFYELFCDAAEEAARVCEITLTQREDSTGTYPMAGVPIDNVAPYVEALLDAGYRVAIADQIEDPAEASGVVERAVTRIVTPGTVLEDELLAAGGNTYVAALAGADTTADGGANDRASVAFIDVSTGEFRVTSASPAVVQDELDRFAPAEVIAAPDLAHDFEVDGMRTPFRESAFEVEAARDRVEAYGASEALHDAAEVRAAGALLAYAEYTQGVEAGGLEYVTRLARYDPREGMRLDTTALRSLEVFENREGGDEHTLLGVVDETACALGRRELTHWLRRPLVDRERIEARHDAVEELAGLSLVREEVRELLRDVYDVERLITRVSRGRANARDLRALKDTLDAVPEVRAALADAESDPLVERREALDELEDVRGLIGRAIHPEPPVEITEGGVIREGFDEDLDELRATERDGREWVADLEAAERERTGIDSLKVGYNEVHGYYIEVTNPNLDHVPDDYTRRQTLKNAERFYTPELKRREDEILGAADRADAREYRLFAEVRAEVAEEAERVQRVAGVLAELDVLAALAHVAVRRNYVRPEFGAAGIHVEGGRHPVVETTEEAFVPNDADLRDRRVAVVTGPNMSGKSTYMRQVALIVVLAQVGSFVPARRARLPVTDAVFTRVGASDDIAGGHSTFMREMAELREILHHATEDSLVLLDEVGRGTSTADGRAIAWAVTEFVHDEVGATTLFATHYHELTRIAADREGVANLHFTVERDGEAVTFLHSVVEGAAEASYGVEVARLAGVPPTVIERSRALLADGLPGDEEPGDGGGEDGAVTLAAFAGEEGREGGDPSIARDAAAARNGRASANGSGGASDAADGDGTNGDATDEGSEPPRSQGTFALEAEVGGLDIADMTPLEALTYLHDLQRRLDGDD, from the coding sequence ATGGAGTCGGTCACCGGGCCGCCGGCGAAGATGGCGGCGAACCGCGACGAGTTGACGCCGATGATGTCGCAGTACTTCGCGCTCACCGAGGAGTACGCCGACGCGCTCGTTCTGTTTCAGGTCGGTGATTTCTACGAGCTGTTCTGCGACGCCGCGGAGGAGGCCGCCCGCGTCTGCGAGATCACGCTCACCCAGCGCGAGGACTCGACGGGCACCTATCCGATGGCGGGCGTCCCGATCGACAACGTCGCCCCCTACGTCGAGGCGCTGCTCGACGCGGGCTACCGGGTGGCGATCGCGGACCAGATCGAGGACCCCGCGGAGGCGTCGGGCGTCGTCGAGCGGGCGGTGACGCGCATCGTCACGCCCGGCACGGTGCTGGAGGACGAACTCCTCGCAGCGGGCGGGAACACCTACGTCGCCGCGCTGGCGGGCGCGGATACGACCGCGGACGGGGGCGCGAACGACCGCGCGAGCGTCGCGTTCATCGACGTCTCGACCGGCGAGTTCCGCGTGACGAGCGCGTCGCCCGCCGTCGTGCAGGACGAACTCGACCGCTTCGCCCCCGCGGAGGTCATCGCCGCGCCCGACCTCGCGCACGACTTCGAGGTGGACGGAATGCGCACGCCCTTCCGCGAGTCGGCGTTCGAGGTCGAGGCCGCCCGCGACCGCGTCGAGGCGTACGGCGCGAGCGAGGCGCTCCACGACGCGGCGGAGGTGCGCGCGGCGGGGGCGCTGCTCGCCTACGCGGAGTACACCCAGGGCGTCGAGGCGGGCGGGCTGGAGTACGTCACGCGCCTCGCGCGCTACGATCCGCGCGAGGGGATGCGCCTCGACACGACCGCGCTGCGGTCGCTCGAGGTGTTCGAGAACCGCGAGGGGGGCGACGAGCACACCCTGCTGGGCGTCGTCGACGAGACCGCCTGCGCGCTGGGGCGGCGGGAACTCACCCACTGGCTCAGGCGGCCGCTCGTCGACCGCGAGCGGATCGAGGCGCGCCACGACGCCGTCGAGGAACTCGCGGGGCTGTCGCTCGTCCGCGAGGAGGTCCGCGAGTTGCTCAGGGACGTCTACGACGTCGAGCGGCTCATCACGCGCGTCTCCCGCGGGCGGGCGAACGCGCGGGACCTCCGCGCGCTGAAGGACACCCTCGACGCGGTGCCGGAGGTGAGGGCCGCCCTCGCCGACGCCGAGAGCGATCCGCTGGTCGAGCGTCGGGAGGCGCTCGACGAACTCGAGGACGTGCGGGGGCTGATCGGCCGCGCGATCCACCCCGAGCCGCCCGTCGAGATCACCGAGGGGGGCGTCATCCGCGAGGGGTTCGACGAGGACCTGGACGAGTTACGGGCGACGGAACGCGACGGCCGCGAGTGGGTCGCCGACCTGGAGGCCGCAGAGCGCGAGCGCACCGGCATCGACTCGCTGAAGGTCGGCTACAACGAGGTCCACGGCTACTACATCGAGGTGACGAACCCCAACCTCGACCACGTGCCGGACGACTACACGCGCCGGCAGACGCTGAAGAACGCAGAGCGGTTCTACACGCCGGAGCTGAAGCGTCGCGAGGACGAGATCCTGGGCGCGGCCGATCGCGCCGACGCCCGCGAGTACCGCCTGTTCGCCGAGGTGCGCGCGGAGGTGGCCGAGGAGGCCGAGCGCGTCCAGCGCGTCGCCGGCGTGCTCGCGGAACTCGACGTGCTCGCCGCGCTCGCGCACGTGGCCGTCCGGCGGAACTACGTCCGCCCCGAGTTCGGCGCGGCGGGGATCCACGTGGAGGGGGGCCGCCACCCCGTCGTCGAGACGACCGAGGAGGCGTTCGTCCCGAACGACGCCGACCTGCGCGACCGGCGGGTCGCGGTCGTCACCGGCCCGAACATGAGCGGGAAGTCCACCTACATGCGGCAGGTGGCGCTGATCGTCGTGCTCGCGCAGGTGGGGAGCTTCGTCCCCGCCCGGCGGGCGCGCCTCCCCGTGACGGACGCCGTGTTCACCCGCGTCGGCGCGAGCGACGACATCGCGGGCGGCCACTCGACGTTCATGCGCGAGATGGCCGAACTCCGGGAGATCCTCCACCACGCCACCGAGGACTCGCTCGTCCTGCTCGACGAGGTCGGGCGGGGGACGAGCACGGCCGACGGGCGCGCCATCGCGTGGGCGGTGACGGAGTTCGTCCACGACGAGGTCGGCGCGACGACGCTGTTCGCCACCCACTACCACGAGCTGACCCGGATCGCCGCCGACCGCGAGGGCGTGGCGAACCTCCACTTCACCGTCGAGCGCGACGGCGAGGCGGTGACGTTCCTCCACTCGGTCGTCGAGGGGGCGGCGGAGGCCTCCTACGGCGTCGAGGTCGCCCGGCTGGCGGGCGTCCCACCGACGGTCATCGAGCGCTCGCGCGCCCTCCTCGCGGACGGACTGCCGGGCGACGAGGAGCCGGGAGACGGCGGTGGCGAGGACGGGGCGGTCACGCTCGCGGCGTTCGCCGGCGAGGAGGGTCGCGAGGGGGGTGACCCGTCGATCGCCCGCGACGCGGCCGCGGCGCGCAACGGGCGCGCGAGCGCCAACGGCTCCGGGGGCGCGAGCGACGCGGCGGACGGCGACGGGACGAACGGAGACGCGACCGACGAGGGGTCCGAACCGCCACGATCGCAAGGCACATTCGCGCTCGAAGCCGAGGTAGGCGGATTAGACATCGCAGACATGACCCCGCTCGAAGCGCTGACGTACCTGCACGACCTGCAACGGAGGCTCGATGGCGACGATTGA
- a CDS encoding glycosyltransferase yields the protein MSGLKWVADIYDDPTQYLLANPESITHRLRLPVLKYLLNRADIGYNVLHPTSPNTFGTEIEYGINGAPVEVFAPRKKASRPPLQCVVVGKTEPEQGIDLLMRALRLVEGPVHVDIYGEPIEASRKLAVKYDLNDVVTFHGWEPHETIIEAVSRAHVGLSLLPRRTDWTYSYPIKIGEYLAAETLPVATGLPATRRLAGDAGIYVAPDPEEIADQLDALASIDDEQFLSYRQTCRQQAKKIDWADERERFVAAILGRSSTSIEEISRRTYS from the coding sequence ATGTCTGGCCTGAAATGGGTGGCTGACATCTACGACGATCCGACCCAGTACCTCTTGGCGAATCCTGAATCGATTACTCATCGGTTACGTCTGCCCGTCTTAAAATATCTCCTCAACAGAGCGGATATCGGCTATAACGTTTTGCATCCTACTTCCCCGAACACATTTGGAACAGAAATCGAGTACGGCATTAACGGTGCACCGGTCGAGGTCTTCGCCCCGAGAAAAAAAGCCTCGCGTCCCCCACTACAATGCGTTGTCGTCGGAAAGACCGAACCGGAGCAGGGGATAGACCTGCTCATGCGCGCGCTACGATTAGTAGAGGGTCCTGTTCACGTCGATATTTATGGGGAACCGATCGAAGCGAGTCGTAAATTAGCCGTGAAATACGATCTAAACGACGTGGTAACTTTCCACGGCTGGGAACCCCACGAAACTATCATCGAAGCGGTGAGCAGGGCTCATGTCGGTCTCTCTCTTCTTCCTAGACGAACCGATTGGACGTACTCGTATCCGATCAAGATCGGCGAGTATCTGGCCGCCGAGACGTTACCGGTTGCGACCGGCCTGCCAGCGACACGTCGACTGGCCGGCGATGCCGGCATCTACGTGGCTCCCGATCCAGAAGAGATCGCGGATCAGCTCGACGCTCTTGCATCGATCGATGACGAACAGTTCCTGTCTTACCGTCAGACGTGTAGACAGCAGGCAAAAAAGATCGATTGGGCGGATGAACGGGAGCGATTCGTAGCGGCTATTCTCGGCCGCAGTTCAACATCGATCGAGGAAATCTCTCGGCGCACGTACTCATGA
- a CDS encoding oligosaccharide flippase family protein, with protein sequence MNLRNAIGKVLSANVLSSVLSFTGLALFARELGPSGLAPFFLFQAAVGLLGLLANFGLTSAVEKRISERQHAGRTLSTAILLKALLLIPITVGVIAIRPSINEYIGANVALLLVGGIIVQQFGTLGLKVINGELRVGDTAVIILGQKVVWVGLGWILIEANYGVYGIIWSFIVSWSVVIAWTIVRSDTDPSKPTVSMARSLLSFGGYAAIGSVGGYVYGWLDVAILGLFVAQKDIGIYEVTWRVAGFVMIFQTAVRTVIFPQISQWNATDNTQQIESLLERALVPSLLFAIPALVGGILVGGNALSVIFGPRFSAGYLVLIIFLVEKIFRVIHLTLSPTLFAIDEPRFGYRGSAVAVVANIILNFTLIPEFGIIGAAIATATSSLLGAAVNIWYLTRFISIRLPVNDIRWMIVSSSVMALIVAIADAVIKVNGPILLGLVVSFGVVSYGICILVYTPIRSEVQRLVGG encoded by the coding sequence ATGAATCTCCGAAACGCTATTGGGAAAGTTCTATCGGCGAACGTGCTCAGTTCGGTGCTCAGCTTTACAGGCCTCGCACTATTCGCCCGAGAACTTGGTCCGTCTGGACTTGCCCCGTTTTTCCTGTTCCAAGCGGCGGTTGGTCTCCTCGGTCTCCTGGCGAATTTCGGACTAACGAGTGCGGTAGAAAAGCGGATCTCGGAGAGACAGCACGCCGGGAGGACGCTATCTACTGCCATTCTTTTGAAAGCATTGCTACTGATTCCTATCACCGTAGGAGTCATTGCGATCCGACCGTCGATTAACGAATATATTGGTGCGAACGTCGCGCTCCTACTCGTCGGCGGCATCATTGTTCAACAATTTGGCACCCTCGGGTTAAAGGTCATTAATGGGGAACTACGGGTCGGTGACACGGCAGTAATCATTCTCGGCCAGAAAGTCGTCTGGGTCGGACTTGGATGGATACTCATCGAAGCCAACTACGGCGTTTACGGCATTATCTGGTCGTTCATCGTTAGCTGGTCGGTCGTGATTGCGTGGACCATCGTCCGATCGGACACTGATCCAAGCAAACCGACGGTTTCTATGGCCCGTTCGTTGTTATCATTCGGGGGTTACGCGGCGATCGGTTCCGTTGGTGGGTACGTCTACGGATGGCTTGACGTTGCGATCCTCGGGTTGTTCGTAGCACAGAAGGACATTGGTATTTATGAAGTCACGTGGCGAGTCGCTGGATTCGTCATGATCTTTCAAACTGCCGTTCGAACTGTCATCTTCCCTCAAATCAGTCAGTGGAACGCTACCGATAATACCCAGCAGATTGAGTCGTTGCTTGAGCGAGCACTAGTCCCGTCGTTACTTTTTGCTATCCCCGCGCTCGTGGGGGGGATCTTGGTCGGCGGTAACGCACTCTCCGTCATATTCGGTCCTCGGTTTAGCGCCGGCTACCTCGTCCTGATTATATTTTTAGTCGAGAAAATCTTCCGAGTTATTCACCTCACGCTCAGTCCTACCCTGTTTGCCATCGATGAACCTCGCTTCGGATATCGCGGTAGCGCTGTCGCTGTCGTTGCGAATATCATTCTCAACTTCACACTTATCCCTGAATTCGGTATCATAGGTGCCGCAATCGCGACGGCGACGTCGTCTCTTCTTGGTGCTGCGGTGAACATCTGGTACCTTACCCGATTTATATCTATTAGACTTCCAGTGAATGATATCCGGTGGATGATCGTCTCCTCGTCGGTGATGGCTCTCATTGTTGCTATCGCCGATGCAGTGATCAAAGTCAACGGTCCGATCCTCCTCGGATTAGTCGTATCGTTCGGCGTCGTCTCCTACGGAATTTGCATTCTCGTTTACACCCCGATCCGATCGGAGGTTCAGAGACTCGTTGGGGGCTGA
- a CDS encoding IS1595 family transposase — MIPLDVFGSESVAADLLAQVRWRDGVTCPRCRSDRTVRNGSYREFQRYLCKNCDRTFNDKTGTIFAHSKIALRRWLFSIYAFLRFNTSLRQLQCEIEVTHKTMHRRIERFARALDAPSLDLVGPVEIDEVYVNAGKKGRERDQESRSRGLSTRGRGSYDGDKPPVFIIADRGTGQRYVIPAKAADESTIRLLLADRKEESLTVYTDGFRAYEPLEDDDAFDREYVVHGDGEYADEEVHVNTCESHASLTRRWLSPHRGVSKDKLTQYLRAFQLRRELFRKPGRDALKHAVRATL, encoded by the coding sequence ATGATTCCGCTAGATGTGTTTGGGTCGGAATCGGTCGCAGCGGACCTGTTGGCGCAGGTTCGCTGGCGTGACGGTGTTACCTGTCCTCGCTGCCGTTCTGACCGAACGGTCAGAAACGGCAGCTACAGAGAGTTTCAGCGGTATCTCTGTAAGAATTGTGACCGCACGTTCAACGACAAGACGGGCACAATCTTTGCTCACTCGAAGATCGCGCTCCGCCGGTGGTTGTTCTCGATCTACGCGTTTCTCCGGTTTAACACCAGTCTCCGCCAACTACAGTGCGAAATCGAGGTAACACACAAGACGATGCACCGGCGCATCGAGCGCTTCGCCAGAGCGCTCGATGCGCCTTCCCTCGATCTCGTTGGTCCGGTTGAAATCGACGAAGTGTACGTCAACGCGGGGAAGAAAGGCCGCGAGCGCGACCAGGAGTCGCGCTCGCGTGGCCTGTCCACGCGCGGGCGAGGTTCGTACGATGGCGACAAGCCACCCGTGTTCATAATCGCTGATCGCGGGACCGGACAGCGGTACGTGATTCCAGCGAAAGCCGCCGACGAATCGACGATTCGACTCCTCCTTGCTGACCGCAAAGAGGAGTCGCTCACGGTCTATACCGACGGCTTTCGAGCGTACGAACCGCTCGAAGACGACGACGCATTCGACCGCGAATACGTCGTCCACGGCGACGGCGAATACGCCGATGAGGAAGTTCACGTCAACACCTGCGAGAGCCACGCGTCGCTGACGCGACGGTGGCTCTCGCCCCATCGAGGCGTCTCGAAAGACAAGTTGACGCAGTATCTCAGAGCGTTCCAACTACGTCGGGAACTGTTTCGGAAACCCGGTCGAGACGCTCTCAAACACGCTGTTCGAGCGACGCTGTGA
- a CDS encoding CBS domain-containing protein produces the protein MDIADLVTTDFVERDVKTTASKLRGAFEREDVDAVVVTNGGAFEGLVTRKRLLASHHPPDETAMNLATSPPTVGRTEDVREVARLMVENGLKLLPVFEGERFDGVVVAEDLLRAVRENLDALSVSDVYTRDPVTVTPETTVGEVIHTLREHRFTRVPVIEDRTPEGMISVYDLVEFTVRQVDREQGGSAEGFDAHGGAGSREGYRTTGGYGERSGFEARLLDLPARDVMTPTVLTATPGESLADAVGRMLENGVSSLVVVTDEGYATGIVTETDALRSLTWTPEERLPVQLRNVDLLVTLTREDIAERIEAIDDKHGDLTVQEATVSFHEHEERLRGVPLILTTVRLFTDRGRFSGSAEAYGAEQSFREASEVLEENVLEEKGRELDSHTRKDTPEKREEIERLLGWWVESV, from the coding sequence ATGGACATCGCCGATCTGGTCACGACCGATTTCGTCGAACGGGACGTGAAGACGACCGCATCGAAGCTCCGCGGGGCGTTCGAGCGGGAGGACGTCGACGCCGTCGTCGTCACCAACGGCGGGGCGTTCGAGGGGCTGGTGACGCGGAAGCGACTGCTCGCCTCCCACCACCCGCCGGACGAGACCGCGATGAACCTCGCGACGAGTCCGCCGACCGTCGGGCGGACCGAGGACGTGCGCGAGGTCGCGCGGCTCATGGTCGAAAACGGACTGAAGCTGCTGCCCGTCTTCGAGGGCGAGCGGTTCGACGGCGTCGTGGTCGCCGAGGACCTCCTCCGGGCGGTCCGCGAGAACCTGGACGCGCTCTCCGTCTCGGACGTCTACACGCGCGATCCCGTCACGGTCACGCCCGAGACGACCGTCGGGGAGGTGATCCACACCCTTCGCGAGCACCGGTTCACCCGTGTGCCGGTGATCGAGGACCGGACGCCCGAGGGGATGATCAGCGTCTACGACCTGGTCGAGTTCACCGTCCGGCAGGTGGACCGCGAGCAGGGCGGGAGCGCGGAGGGGTTCGACGCCCACGGCGGCGCGGGCTCCCGCGAGGGCTATCGAACCACCGGCGGTTACGGCGAGCGCTCGGGGTTCGAAGCCCGCCTGCTCGACCTGCCCGCGCGGGACGTGATGACGCCGACCGTCCTGACCGCCACGCCGGGGGAGTCGCTCGCCGACGCCGTCGGCCGCATGCTCGAGAACGGGGTCTCCTCGCTCGTCGTGGTCACCGACGAGGGGTACGCGACCGGCATCGTCACCGAGACGGACGCCCTCCGGTCGCTCACCTGGACCCCCGAGGAACGACTCCCCGTCCAGCTCCGCAACGTCGACCTGCTGGTGACGCTCACGCGCGAGGACATCGCCGAGCGCATCGAGGCGATCGACGACAAGCACGGGGACCTGACCGTCCAGGAGGCGACCGTGAGCTTCCACGAGCACGAGGAGCGCCTCCGCGGCGTCCCGCTGATCCTGACCACCGTCCGCCTGTTCACCGACCGGGGGCGGTTCTCCGGCTCCGCCGAGGCCTACGGCGCGGAGCAGTCCTTCCGCGAGGCGAGCGAGGTGCTCGAGGAGAACGTCCTCGAGGAGAAGGGCCGGGAGCTGGATTCACACACCCGGAAGGACACGCCGGAGAAGCGCGAGGAGATCGAACGCCTGCTCGGCTGGTGGGTGGAGTCGGTCTGA
- a CDS encoding vWA domain-containing protein, translating into MSDRLLPLATAVLLVLAGCSGAAPGGDGGGASGGSAVGLAVGGAQDVNDFRNNVHEGYLPHPGSLTAEGLFHDYYFETGGRESCERLFCPSYARAVSRDPLSNETERYLAVGLNSGIESFERPPLNLVVVLDTSGSMDAEMTEYYYDNGTASSETRSKLAVARESVLSLTAHLDEDDRFGLVTYSDDARVVHELRSVGETNLDGLRDRVSDVRAGGGTNLEAGMRAAEAMVADVATDGDRETRVVYVTDAMPNLGETSGEALHSRLKAMADAGVYSTFVGVGVDFNPRLVERINAVPGANHYVVESASAFRERMDEGFDYMVTPLVFDLTLTVESDAYDVEAVYGSPDADPATGEMLHVHTLFPSRKTENGTEGGVVLVRVNRTDPEADPALALTASYETRDGERETVERTVSFDGLAPGTYDTTGVRKAVALGRYVDLMHNWLAYEREAAAGDPEEPASGIERRERPLGEWEQRSTALRVSPVYAERIAAFRDYFAAERDALDDPTLDRELDVLSTLLAAADPRNAEASSGDGAESAGANATA; encoded by the coding sequence ATGTCAGACCGACTCCTCCCCCTCGCGACGGCCGTCCTGCTCGTTCTCGCTGGGTGTTCCGGTGCCGCACCCGGCGGCGACGGCGGCGGTGCGTCCGGAGGTAGCGCCGTCGGCCTCGCCGTCGGGGGCGCACAGGACGTCAACGACTTCCGGAACAACGTCCACGAGGGCTACCTCCCGCACCCGGGGAGCCTGACCGCCGAAGGGCTGTTCCACGACTACTACTTCGAGACCGGAGGACGCGAGTCGTGCGAGCGGCTGTTCTGTCCGTCTTACGCCCGTGCGGTGTCGCGCGACCCCCTCTCGAACGAGACGGAGCGGTACCTCGCCGTCGGATTGAACTCCGGCATCGAGTCGTTCGAGCGCCCGCCGCTGAACCTCGTCGTCGTCCTCGACACGTCGGGGTCCATGGACGCCGAGATGACCGAGTACTACTACGACAACGGGACGGCGAGCAGCGAGACGCGCTCGAAGCTCGCCGTCGCCCGCGAATCGGTGCTCTCGCTCACGGCGCACCTCGACGAGGACGACCGCTTCGGTCTCGTCACGTACAGCGACGACGCGCGCGTCGTCCACGAGCTACGGTCCGTCGGCGAGACGAACCTGGACGGGCTCCGCGACCGCGTCAGCGACGTTCGCGCCGGCGGCGGGACGAACCTCGAGGCCGGGATGCGCGCCGCGGAAGCGATGGTCGCGGACGTCGCGACCGACGGCGACCGCGAGACGCGCGTCGTCTACGTCACCGACGCGATGCCGAACCTCGGTGAAACGAGCGGCGAGGCGCTCCACAGTCGTCTGAAGGCGATGGCCGACGCGGGGGTCTACTCGACGTTCGTCGGCGTCGGCGTGGACTTCAACCCGCGGCTGGTCGAGCGCATCAACGCCGTCCCGGGCGCGAACCACTACGTCGTCGAGTCCGCCTCGGCGTTCCGCGAACGGATGGACGAGGGGTTCGACTACATGGTGACGCCGCTCGTGTTCGACCTCACGCTGACGGTCGAATCGGACGCCTACGACGTCGAGGCGGTCTACGGATCGCCCGACGCCGACCCCGCGACGGGCGAGATGTTGCACGTGCACACGCTGTTTCCCTCGCGCAAGACCGAGAACGGGACGGAGGGCGGGGTCGTCCTCGTGCGGGTGAACCGGACGGACCCCGAGGCCGATCCGGCGCTCGCGCTGACCGCGTCCTACGAGACGCGCGACGGCGAGCGCGAGACGGTCGAGCGGACGGTGTCCTTCGACGGTCTCGCCCCCGGAACGTACGACACGACCGGCGTCCGGAAGGCCGTCGCGCTCGGCCGCTACGTCGACCTGATGCACAACTGGCTGGCCTACGAGCGCGAGGCCGCGGCCGGCGACCCCGAGGAGCCCGCATCCGGCATCGAGCGCCGAGAGCGGCCGCTCGGCGAGTGGGAACAGCGATCGACGGCGCTCCGCGTCTCGCCGGTCTACGCGGAGCGCATCGCGGCGTTCCGCGACTACTTCGCCGCCGAGCGCGACGCCCTCGACGACCCGACGCTCGACCGCGAACTCGACGTGCTCTCGACGCTCCTCGCGGCGGCCGATCCGAGGAACGCTGAGGCGTCGTCGGGCGACGGGGCCGAGAGCGCCGGCGCGAACGCGACGGCCTGA
- a CDS encoding deoxyhypusine synthase, with product MSDHSDSDREEFRHDPLGHARVTAGMSVGDLVEQYGRAGIGAATVHEAVDVTSEMFADEDCTVFLSLAGAMVPTGMRRVVSDLLRDGYVDALVTTGANLTHDAVEAIGGKHHHGRAGPHEGAGDPGMTEREFDERLRDEEVDRIYNVYLPQEHFASFESHLREEVFPPLAEEGTVSIERLCRELGRANAEVNEREGVEEDAGVAAAAYESDVPIYCPAVQDSVLGLQAWMYSQTSAFSLDALRDVTPLTDLAYEAERAGCLLVGGGVPKNFTLQTMLVTPGAYDYAVQITMDPAATGGLSGATLDEARSWGKLEKDARNVTVLGDATVYLPLLVAGVRERVEG from the coding sequence ATGAGCGATCACTCCGACTCCGACCGCGAGGAGTTCCGGCACGACCCGCTGGGTCACGCGCGGGTCACCGCGGGCATGTCCGTGGGCGACCTCGTCGAGCAGTACGGCAGGGCGGGCATCGGCGCGGCGACGGTCCACGAGGCGGTGGACGTGACGAGCGAGATGTTCGCCGACGAGGACTGCACCGTCTTCCTCTCGCTCGCGGGCGCGATGGTCCCGACCGGGATGCGGCGGGTCGTCTCCGACCTGCTCCGCGACGGCTACGTGGACGCGCTGGTGACGACCGGCGCGAACCTCACGCACGACGCCGTCGAGGCGATCGGCGGCAAGCACCACCACGGTCGCGCCGGGCCGCACGAGGGAGCGGGCGATCCCGGGATGACCGAACGCGAGTTCGACGAGCGACTCCGCGACGAGGAGGTCGATCGCATCTACAACGTCTACCTCCCCCAGGAGCACTTCGCGTCGTTCGAGTCGCACCTCCGCGAGGAGGTCTTCCCCCCGCTCGCGGAGGAGGGGACCGTGAGCATCGAGCGGCTCTGCCGCGAGCTGGGGCGGGCGAACGCCGAGGTGAACGAGCGCGAGGGGGTCGAGGAGGACGCGGGCGTCGCGGCCGCCGCCTACGAGTCCGACGTGCCGATCTACTGTCCGGCGGTGCAGGACTCCGTGCTGGGGTTGCAGGCGTGGATGTACTCCCAGACCTCCGCCTTCTCGCTCGACGCGCTCCGCGACGTGACGCCCCTGACCGACCTCGCCTACGAGGCCGAGCGCGCGGGCTGTCTCCTCGTCGGCGGGGGCGTCCCGAAGAACTTCACCCTCCAGACGATGCTCGTCACGCCCGGCGCGTACGACTACGCCGTCCAGATCACGATGGACCCCGCCGCGACGGGCGGGCTCTCGGGCGCGACGCTCGACGAGGCGCGCTCGTGGGGCAAACTCGAGAAGGACGCCCGCAACGTCACCGTCCTCGGCGACGCGACGGTCTACCTCCCGCTGCTCGTCGCCGGGGTTCGCGAACGAGTCGAGGGGTAG
- a CDS encoding Nif3-like dinuclear metal center hexameric protein, whose translation MKLSTLAERLDDRLRTDEYADADASANGLQVGPDEAEIERVAFAVDAAEATAEDAVAADADLLVTHHGLIWGGLDRVTGREYRRLAPLIEEDVALYVSHLPLDGHPELGNAAGLADHLGLVDREPFGALGPVTIGRRGRFEGPRTVESIRDSLDALEGSAGTRVLDFGPDAVESVAIVTGSGADWLDEAREAGADAFVTGEGKQQVYHEAREAGVTVLLAGHYATETFGVRALRALCAEWGLETTYLPHPTGL comes from the coding sequence ATGAAGCTCTCGACGCTCGCCGAGCGCCTCGACGACCGCCTGCGGACCGACGAGTACGCCGACGCGGACGCCAGCGCGAACGGGTTGCAGGTCGGTCCCGACGAGGCCGAGATAGAGCGCGTCGCGTTCGCGGTGGACGCCGCCGAGGCGACCGCCGAGGACGCCGTCGCGGCCGACGCGGACCTGCTCGTCACCCACCACGGGCTGATCTGGGGCGGGCTCGACCGCGTGACGGGCCGCGAGTACCGCCGCCTCGCGCCGCTGATCGAGGAGGACGTGGCGCTCTACGTCTCGCACCTCCCGCTCGACGGTCACCCCGAACTCGGCAACGCGGCGGGCCTCGCGGACCACCTCGGACTCGTGGACCGAGAGCCGTTCGGCGCGCTGGGGCCGGTCACGATCGGCCGGCGCGGGCGGTTCGAGGGGCCGCGCACGGTCGAATCGATCCGCGACTCGCTCGACGCGCTCGAGGGGAGTGCGGGAACACGAGTACTGGACTTCGGTCCCGACGCGGTGGAGTCGGTGGCGATCGTCACCGGGAGCGGCGCGGACTGGCTCGACGAGGCGCGCGAGGCGGGCGCGGACGCGTTCGTGACCGGCGAGGGGAAACAGCAGGTGTACCACGAGGCGCGCGAGGCGGGGGTGACCGTCCTCCTCGCGGGCCACTACGCGACCGAGACGTTCGGCGTGCGAGCGTTGCGGGCGCTGTGTGCGGAGTGGGGCCTGGAGACGACCTACCTCCCGCACCCGACGGGGTTGTAG